A section of the Primulina eburnea isolate SZY01 chromosome 1, ASM2296580v1, whole genome shotgun sequence genome encodes:
- the LOC140831007 gene encoding uncharacterized protein — protein MEDDAEIYDGIRAQFPLSFGKQSKSQTPLEVIHNATRRSTVSAASDAANSELGMKPSTSNSDGKNNVFPSLSSSSKAWLESVRKPNPKVKIGGNLDGGRNQGRLIGPPRPVVDESGSVMGHHNPPQGSYADDGTEIGPPRPPPGVSVEDGDDDDGVEIGPPRPPQDGDAADDDDDDDDDEPMVGPPRPPPSGQIESDSDDDVDEEDMDDVFRVPMSNEIVLKGHTKVVSALAVDHSGSRVLSGSYDYTVRMYDFQGMNARLQSFRQLEPFEGHQIRGLSWSPTSDRFLCVTGSAQAKIYDRDGLTLGEFVKGDMYIRDLKNTKGHISGLTCGEWHPKTKETILTSSEDGSIRIWDVNDFKSQKQVMKPKLSRPGRVPVTTCTWNREGKILAGGVGDGSIQIWNIKAGWGSRPDIYVGSGHTDDITGLKFSSDDLILLSRSFDGSLKVWDLRKMKEALQVFDGLPNHYAQTNIAFSPDEQLVLTGTSVEKGSTTGGLLCFYDRRKLELAGRVGISPTFSVVQCAWHPRLNQILATAGHKHEGGTHILYDPNISERGALVCVARAPRKHSVDDFHAEPVIHNPHALPLFRDNPSRKRQREKMLKDPLKSHKPELPITGPGHGGRVGSTKGSLLTQYLLKQGGLIKETWMEEDPREAILKYADVAAKDPKFIAPAYAQTQPETVFAKSDSDDEK, from the exons ATGGAAGATGACGCGGAGATATACGATGGAATTCGAGCTCAGTTCCCGTTGTCTTTCggtaaacaatctaaatcacaaACCCCACTCGAAGTCATTCATAACGCCACCCGCCGGAGCACCGTCTCAGCTGCATCCGACGCTGCCAACTCCGAACTCGGGATGAAACCATCTACGTCGAATTCTGATGGCAAAAACAATGTTTTCCCTTCTCTGTCGAGCTCCTCTAAAGCCTGGCTAGAGTCCGTTAGAAAGCCTAACCCTAAAGTTAAGATTGGGGGAAATTTGGATGGGGGTAGAAATCAGGGTAGACTGATAGGGCCACCACGGCCAGTAGTGGATGAATCTGGATCCGTGATGGGCCATCATAATCCACCTCAGGGAAGTTATGCGGATGATGGGACAGAGATTGGACCACCCAGGCCACCGCCTGGTGTTTCTGTGGAAGATGGTGACGACGATGATGGTGTGGAAATTGGCCCACCGAGGCCACCACAGGATGGTGATGcggctgatgatgatgatgatgatgatgatgatgagccGATGGTTGGGCCGCCTAGGCCGCCACCTTCAGGGCAGATAGAGTCGGATTCAGATGATGATGTGGATGAAGAAGACATGGATGATGTGTTCCGGGTTCCCATGAGCAACGAGATTGTGTTGAAGGGTCATACCAAG GTAGTTTCAGCTCTTGCTGTGGATCACTCTGGATCTAGAGTACTATCCGGAAGCTATGACTATACGGTACGAATGTATGATTTTCAAGGAATGAATGCTCGGCTGCAGTCATTCAGACAGCTTGAACCATTTGAAGGTCACCAAATTCGTGGTTTGAGTTGGAGTCCTACATCAGATCGATTTTTGTGTGTGACTGGCTCAGCTCAGGCCAAG ATTTATGACCGTGATGGACTTACTTTGGGTGAGTTTGTCAAGGGTGACATGTATATAAGGGACCTTAAGAATACTAAAGGCCACATATCTGGATTGACTTGCGGAGAATGGCACCCTAAGACAAAGGAGACGATTTTAACATCATCTGAAGATGGTTCCATAAGAATATGGGATGTAAATGACTTCAAAAGTCAAAAGCAG GTTATGAAGCCCAAACTTTCTAGGCCTGGGCGAGTTCCTGTTACCACCTGTACCTGGAATCGTGAAGGAAAAATACTTGCAGGTGGTGTAGGAGATGGTTCTATACAG ATATGGAATATTAAAGCTGGGTGGGGAAGTAGGCCCGATATCTACGTTGGAAGTGGCCACACGGATGACATCACTGGGCTTAAGTTTTCCAGTGATGATTTGATTTTGTTGTCGAGAAGCTTTGATGGTTCCCTCAAG GTCTGGGATTTGCGTAAAATGAAGGAGGCCCTTCAGGTGTTTGATGGTCTTCCAAATCATTATGCTCAGACAAATATAGCATTCAGCCCTGACGAACAACTTGTGTTGACTGGcacatcagttgaaaaaggtaGCACAACAGGGGGCCTGCTATGTTTCTATGACAGAAGAAAATTGGAACTTGCTGGCAGAGTTGGAATATCACCTACATTTAGTGTTGTTCAATGTGCTTGGCATCCAAGATTGAACCAG ATATTGGCCACAGCTGGCCACAAGCACGAGGGAGGAACTCATATACTATACGATCCAAACATAAGTGAGAGAGGAGCACTTGTATGTGTTGCACGTGCTCCAAGGAAGCATTCTGTTGACGACTTTCATGCCGAGCCTGTTATTCATAATCCTCATGCGCTGCCATTGTTCAGAGATAACCCTAGCCGTAAACGACAGCGTGAAAAGATGTTGAAGGACCCACTTAAGTCTCACAAACCCGAACTACCCATAACAGGGCCAGGTCATGGAGGAAGAGTCGGATCTACCAAAGGAAGTTTGCTCACCCAATACCTTTTAAAG CAAGGTGGCCTGATAAAGGAAACATGGATGGAAGAAGATCCCAGAGAAGCTATCCTAAAGTATGCTGATGTTGCTGCAAAAGATCCAAAATTTATTGCCCCAGCATACGCACAGACGCAGCCTGAAACAGTCTTTGCCAAGTCAGATTCGGATGATGAGAAATAA
- the LOC140831011 gene encoding WD repeat-containing protein WDS homolog, which translates to MENTGIMIGPKGIIKKNEFVRIIAQCLYSLGYKKTAACLELESCISCKSPELELIESYVLNGDWDGCLESLAKIDGLTDETKASAMFFVLEQRLLESLKGGDISSALDVLWKQIPLLKLGKEKVHKLSYELLSLNEFGLGCIDCDVVHELRKSLLAQLESVLPQPITLPERRLEHLIEMAICAQIDGCIYHSSSNMTSLYRDHCCVRDQFPTETIQILTDHQNEVWFVQFSNNGEFLASSSSDCTAIIWKVQDDNKVTLKHTLRSHQNPVSFVAWSPDDTMLLTCGNMEVLKLWDVETGTCKHTFGDDGFIVSSCAWFPDSKRFVCGSSDPKKGIYMWDCNGNEIKAWRGIRMPKVLDLAVTPDGENLISIFSDKEIRILNVATGAEHVISEQHSITSLSVSGDSKFLIVNLNSQEIHMWDVAGKWLKPLQYNGHRQQKYVIRSCFGGLNGTFIASGSEDSKVYIWNRRNSNPIEVLSGHLMTVNCISWNPRRPQVLASASDDHTVRIWGPSCSK; encoded by the exons ATGGAGAATACTGGAATCATGATCGGCCCAAAGGGGATAATTAAGAAGAATGAGTTTGTAAGAATTATAGCTCAATGCTTATATTCGTTGGGCTACAAAAAAACTGCTGCTTGTTTGGAGCTTGAATCTTGTATTTCATGCAAATCCCCTGAACTTGAATTAATCGAATCATACGTTCTAAATGGGGACTGGGATGGTTGCCTTGAGAGTCTTGCTAAAATTGATGGGTTGACTGATGAAACAAAAGCTTCAGCCATGTTTTTTGTTCTTGAGCAACGTTTATTGGAGAGTTTAAAGGGTGGAGATATTTCTTCTGCTTTGGATGTactgtggaaacagataccattaTTGAAACTTGGCAAAGAAAAGGTTCACAAGCTTTCCTATGAACTGCTCTCATTGAATGAGTTCGGTTTGGGTTGCATTGACTGTGATGTAGTTCATGAGTTGCGAAAAAGTTTACTTGCACAGCTGGAGAGTGTGCTACCCCAACCTATTACATTACCCGAGAGAAGACTGGAGCATTTGATTGAAATGGCCATATGTGCACAGATTGATGGTTGTATATACCACAGTTCCTCTAACATGACATCGTTGTATAGAGATCACTGTTGTGTTCGAGATCAGTTTCCAACAGAGACCATCCAG ATACTGACTGATCATCAGAATGAAGTTTGGTTTGTCCAATTTTCCAACAATGGGGAATTCTTGGCCTCATCATCAAGTGACTGCACAGCCATCATTTGGAAG GTGCAGGATGATAACAAAGTAACCCTAAAACACACTTTACGGAGCCATCAAAACCCTGTTTCTTTTGTAGCCTGGAGTCCAGATGACACCATGCTGCTCACTTGTGGAAACATGGAAGTCCTTAAACTCTGGGATGTGGAAACAGGCACTTGCAAGCACACTTTTGGTGATGATGGTTTCATTGTCAGTTCTTGTGCTTGGTTTCCTGATTCTAAGCGTTTCGTTTGTGGAAGCTCGGATCCTAAGAAAGGCATTTACATGTGGGACTGTAATGGTAATGAGATTAAGGCGTGGAGAGGGATTCGTATGCCAAAAGTTTTGGATCTTGCCGTGACACcagatggagaaaatctcatcagCATTTTTTCAGACAAGGAGATAAGGATATTAAATGTGGCAACAGGTGCCGAGCATGTCATTTCTGAGCAGCACTCTATTACCTCCCTTTCTGTATCAGGAGATAGTAAATTCCTAATTGTCAACCTTAACAGCCAAGAGATTCATATGTGGGACGTAGCTGGGAAATGGTTGAAACCATTGCAATACAATGGCCACAGGCAACAGAAATACGTGATACGATCCTGCTTTGGCGGGTTGAATGGCACGTTTATTGCCAGTGGTAGCGAAGATTCTAAG GTCTACATATGGAATCGTAGAAATTCTAATCCAATCGAAGTATTATCTGGGCACTTGATGACTGTAAATTGCATAAGCTGGAACCCTAGACGGCCCCAAGTTTTGGCTTCTGCTAGTGATGATCACACGGTACGTATATGGGGACCAAGTTGTTCAAAGTAG